Proteins encoded within one genomic window of Synechococcus sp. PCC 7335:
- a CDS encoding glucose-1-phosphate thymidylyltransferase, which translates to MGIVISPETGDEICAVTGDGSRFGYRITYISQTSPDGLAHAVKIAQPFLEDSPFLMYLGDNLIQDSLMGFVQEFLQRQLDAMILLKHVPNPAAFGVAELDNDGKVVRLIEKPKNPPSNFALVGVYLFAPAMHQIIAHLQPSARGELEITDAIQSLVDIGKTVTAQQLKGWWLDTGKKDDLLEANQIILDATLSSEILGDVDDMTKISGRVRIGKGSRLINSSIRGPAVIGENCHIENCFIGSYSSIADSVKLIDVEVDHSVVLEGAVIQQLHQRIVDSLIGRRARLVNSPQRPKALRFMIGDDCQIELI; encoded by the coding sequence ATTGGTATTGTAATCAGTCCAGAGACGGGTGACGAGATTTGTGCTGTGACCGGCGATGGCAGTCGCTTTGGCTATCGGATTACCTATATTTCGCAAACTAGCCCAGATGGATTAGCTCATGCCGTAAAGATTGCTCAACCCTTCCTAGAAGATTCTCCCTTTCTCATGTATCTAGGCGACAATCTGATTCAAGACAGTTTGATGGGATTCGTGCAAGAGTTTCTTCAGCGACAGCTCGATGCCATGATCTTGCTAAAGCACGTTCCCAACCCAGCAGCCTTTGGGGTCGCCGAGCTAGATAACGATGGCAAAGTAGTCCGTTTAATCGAGAAGCCCAAAAATCCTCCCTCAAACTTTGCCTTAGTTGGCGTGTATTTATTTGCTCCCGCTATGCATCAAATCATCGCTCACCTGCAGCCTTCGGCGCGGGGCGAATTAGAAATCACGGATGCCATTCAATCTCTAGTAGATATCGGCAAAACAGTAACAGCTCAACAACTCAAAGGATGGTGGTTGGATACGGGGAAGAAAGATGATCTATTAGAAGCTAACCAAATCATTTTGGATGCCACCCTATCCAGTGAGATTTTAGGTGATGTAGACGATATGACAAAAATCAGTGGGCGAGTTCGGATCGGGAAAGGGTCCAGGCTAATAAACTCTAGTATTCGCGGCCCAGCCGTGATCGGTGAGAATTGTCACATCGAAAACTGTTTTATCGGATCTTATAGCAGTATCGCTGATAGCGTAAAACTAATTGATGTAGAGGTAGATCACAGTGTTGTTTTAGAGGGCGCGGTCATTCAACAACTTCATCAACGTATTGTTGATAGCCTTATCGGGCGTAGGGCCAGGCTCGTCAACAGCCCTCAACGTCCCAAAGCCTTACGCTTTATGATCGGAGACGACTGTCAAATAGAGCTTATCTAG
- a CDS encoding sulfotransferase domain-containing protein: MSFVDFVIVGAMKSGTTSLSTILSMHPEVCFCDKKEPHFFSKVSNWQERIEEYKKLYNPSSNQICGEASTTYTFYPSFGIDPCQALYDFNPNMKLIYIMRDPIDRIVSQYVHKRGRGTTFEDSFEKEILNRPKYINISRYYVQIKPYIERFGKEQVLLLTFEELISNRRSSLSKVFDFLGIDSSFSDHVDDVHANKSVGEYKNSAKVDKILQSPIAQGVRFFVPEYIAKPVSDAIRKPGRRKIEDKPVVTEKIEQIIRDLVMLDVVEIERLMGRELREWTTTKADLYSTNAIHGNEPVVAM; this comes from the coding sequence ATGTCTTTTGTAGATTTCGTGATAGTAGGTGCTATGAAGAGTGGGACAACTAGTCTGTCTACAATTTTATCAATGCATCCTGAAGTCTGTTTTTGTGATAAGAAAGAGCCTCATTTCTTTAGCAAAGTCTCTAACTGGCAGGAACGTATCGAAGAATATAAGAAACTGTATAATCCTTCAAGTAATCAAATCTGTGGAGAAGCATCCACAACCTACACTTTCTATCCAAGTTTTGGCATAGATCCTTGTCAAGCACTTTATGACTTCAACCCGAATATGAAGCTAATATACATTATGAGAGATCCTATTGATAGAATAGTTTCTCAATATGTACATAAACGCGGAAGGGGAACAACTTTTGAAGACTCCTTTGAGAAAGAGATTTTGAACCGTCCTAAATATATCAATATCTCTCGTTACTATGTGCAAATAAAACCATATATAGAACGCTTTGGTAAAGAACAAGTTTTACTATTAACCTTTGAAGAACTTATCTCCAATAGAAGATCTTCTTTGAGCAAAGTATTTGATTTCCTAGGGATAGACTCTTCTTTTTCCGATCATGTCGATGACGTTCACGCTAATAAGTCAGTTGGTGAATATAAAAATAGTGCTAAAGTCGATAAAATTTTGCAAAGTCCAATTGCACAGGGCGTAAGGTTCTTTGTGCCAGAGTATATAGCGAAGCCAGTTTCTGATGCAATTCGTAAACCGGGTCGAAGAAAAATAGAAGACAAACCTGTTGTGACTGAGAAGATAGAACAGATCATACGCGATTTGGTCATGCTCGATGTGGTTGAGATTGAGAGACTGATGGGTAGAGAGCTAAGAGAGTGGACAACAACTAAGGCAGATCTGTATTCAACGAACGCAATACATGGGAACGAGCCCGTTGTTGCCATGTAA
- the rfbB gene encoding dTDP-glucose 4,6-dehydratase codes for MADTVLVTGAAGFIGSNFVRLLYKNKKSIQIVVLDALTYAGNRANIADLEDSDRFTLVEGDICDAQLVAKLLRDYAADTLIHFAAESHVDRSISGPAAFVQTNVVGTFTLLEAFRNHWEAKGKPEHFRFLHVSTDEVFGSLDPGDPAFSETTPYAPNSPYSASKAGSDHLVRAYFHTYGLPTLITNCSNNYGPYQFPEKLIPLMCLNILLGKPLPVYGDGQNIRDWLHVEDHCSAIATILQKAVPGDTYNIGGNNQVKNIDIVEQLCDLMDELVEALPVSPARQLITFIPDRPGHDRRYAMDITKIQRELGWQPNYDFATGLRQTVQWYLAHRDWWQPLLSKE; via the coding sequence TTGGCAGATACTGTTTTAGTTACGGGTGCTGCGGGGTTTATTGGTTCGAATTTTGTCCGTCTCTTATATAAGAACAAAAAGTCTATTCAGATAGTTGTTCTTGATGCTCTTACCTATGCGGGCAATCGAGCTAATATCGCCGATCTAGAAGATTCAGATAGGTTTACTTTAGTCGAGGGTGATATCTGTGACGCTCAGCTAGTTGCCAAACTTCTAAGAGACTACGCTGCTGACACGCTGATTCACTTTGCGGCTGAATCTCATGTTGATCGCTCTATATCAGGTCCTGCTGCGTTTGTTCAGACAAATGTAGTAGGGACGTTTACCTTGCTTGAGGCGTTTCGCAATCATTGGGAAGCCAAAGGAAAGCCTGAGCATTTTCGTTTTCTCCACGTTTCGACCGATGAAGTGTTTGGCAGTTTAGACCCTGGTGACCCAGCCTTCAGTGAAACGACTCCCTATGCGCCTAACAGTCCGTACTCTGCCTCAAAAGCAGGCAGCGATCATCTGGTGAGGGCCTATTTTCATACCTATGGACTACCTACTCTAATTACGAACTGCTCTAACAATTACGGCCCCTACCAGTTTCCTGAAAAGCTGATTCCGCTGATGTGTTTGAACATTCTGCTAGGTAAGCCGTTGCCTGTTTATGGTGATGGTCAAAATATTCGAGATTGGCTACATGTAGAGGATCACTGTAGTGCGATCGCAACCATTCTACAAAAGGCTGTACCCGGAGACACCTATAATATAGGCGGCAACAACCAAGTCAAAAATATTGACATCGTTGAGCAACTTTGCGACCTAATGGATGAGCTAGTAGAAGCACTCCCTGTCTCCCCTGCCAGACAGCTCATCACCTTTATCCCTGACCGACCAGGTCACGACCGTCGCTATGCTATGGATATTACCAAGATTCAGCGGGAGCTAGGCTGGCAACCCAATTATGACTTTGCCACTGGCCTGAGGCAAACGGTCCAGTGGTATCTGGCCCATCGCGATTGGTGGCAGCCCCTACTGTCTAAGGAATAG
- a CDS encoding glycosyltransferase yields the protein MSNSSTYTGKQKTQSLNDFSESELTQKRFIKASYAPDFSKNNPYQKQLYEKLEQSGITLEGIDRRKIFLPTIIKRGDTDILHLHWLHAYFRAESAIGSLLKLVRFLSGLTILKLRGTKIVWTAHNLKNHENLYPLSDRICTLSVSKLADAIIAHSYAAKSELCQTFHIKNTEKVFVVPHGNYVEAYDNRISRQEARKQLEIPESSVVFLFFGMIRWYKGVPELIDAFQKLRSKDAYLVIAGRFRNKDKGLENLIQEKVKGNKNIKQVLGFIPEEEVQTYMNASDVVLFPYRKSLTSGALILAMSFRRACVAPKLGCMEEVLDETGSFLYDPSSSDGLAHALENVLHRTHDLPDMGEHNYQLAAEWSWETVAQMTLDVYRSCVERA from the coding sequence ATGAGTAATTCATCGACATATACAGGAAAGCAGAAGACTCAGTCCTTGAATGATTTCAGCGAGAGTGAACTTACTCAGAAGCGTTTCATTAAGGCAAGCTATGCACCGGATTTCAGTAAAAACAATCCCTACCAGAAACAACTGTATGAAAAGTTAGAGCAGTCGGGAATCACATTAGAAGGAATAGATCGCCGAAAAATCTTCTTGCCAACCATAATCAAGCGAGGGGATACAGATATTCTGCATTTGCATTGGCTACATGCATACTTTCGTGCGGAAAGTGCAATTGGTTCGCTTCTGAAATTAGTTAGGTTTCTTAGTGGATTGACTATATTAAAGCTTAGAGGAACCAAGATTGTCTGGACAGCACATAATCTCAAAAACCACGAAAACTTATACCCACTTTCAGACAGAATATGTACTTTGTCAGTGAGTAAGCTAGCCGATGCGATTATAGCCCACTCCTATGCTGCAAAATCCGAGCTTTGTCAAACATTTCATATCAAAAATACTGAAAAGGTTTTTGTCGTTCCTCACGGAAACTATGTCGAAGCTTATGACAATAGGATAAGTCGACAAGAAGCACGCAAACAGTTAGAAATTCCTGAATCGAGTGTAGTTTTTTTGTTCTTTGGTATGATTCGCTGGTACAAGGGCGTGCCGGAACTGATTGATGCCTTTCAAAAATTGCGTTCTAAGGATGCCTATCTAGTGATTGCCGGAAGGTTTAGAAACAAGGACAAAGGTTTGGAAAATCTTATTCAAGAGAAAGTGAAGGGTAACAAAAATATTAAGCAAGTGTTGGGTTTCATCCCAGAAGAAGAAGTCCAAACCTACATGAACGCCAGTGATGTAGTGCTATTTCCCTATCGAAAATCGCTTACATCGGGTGCTTTAATATTAGCAATGTCATTTCGTCGAGCCTGTGTTGCGCCGAAGCTCGGCTGTATGGAAGAGGTGCTAGATGAAACAGGTAGTTTTCTTTACGATCCTAGTAGCAGTGATGGCTTAGCTCACGCTTTGGAGAATGTACTGCACAGAACACATGATTTGCCTGATATGGGTGAGCATAATTACCAACTAGCTGCGGAATGGAGCTGGGAAACCGTAGCGCAAATGACCCTAGATGTATATCGAAGCTGTGTAGAGAGGGCATGA
- a CDS encoding helix-turn-helix domain-containing protein has product MTKFSGSQQSQLAQIGAFLRENREQQGKSLQDIAVSTYIRPQLLTGIETGNPDLLPEPIFVQGFIRRYAETLGLKGIEISQQFTVDSIPSIPRVAQNSKFGSSKTEDSATTRLTRIAPNSASSQATPDLASQSTAPSLASPTTDEVPIFVAHDDDLETELSDQQTVATANLTTADLATADSDSSPLPNPKLADDLSADDPTTFDSRELDLDSEPSTYDVAEPTPVEIGSVEIGSLDDGSDSLPVAQSTEVDSAVPLEVPPSETPTDSETPIDQLSDERPSELSIESPSPLVSDLPLAKGKPNSSQLTTSPISYTSSQPLNLDASSRDTPNLKPFAIGAAIVAVLTAGIVILANVLGSDRSPTVADSPAPAESVEPIPTESALPELPEPEPVPEPAVEPEPPISDAPLFLEVEVTAPAWTTVVADGGERLFEGTLNPGDRVVWEAQNSINVFSGNPGGLMISQNGQPAEPLGAGGVPSGKDYSVQQ; this is encoded by the coding sequence GTGACTAAATTTAGTGGCTCACAACAAAGTCAACTAGCGCAGATCGGTGCTTTCTTGCGCGAGAATCGTGAGCAACAGGGAAAGTCTTTGCAGGATATTGCCGTTAGTACCTATATTAGGCCGCAGCTACTGACGGGTATCGAGACGGGCAATCCTGACTTGCTCCCAGAACCTATCTTTGTCCAGGGCTTTATCCGTCGCTATGCTGAGACGCTTGGACTAAAAGGTATCGAAATCTCTCAGCAGTTTACCGTTGACTCTATTCCCTCTATCCCTAGAGTTGCCCAGAATTCGAAGTTTGGAAGCTCAAAGACCGAAGATAGTGCGACTACTCGGCTGACTCGTATTGCGCCAAACTCAGCTTCTAGTCAGGCAACTCCTGATCTTGCCAGTCAGTCTACTGCGCCTAGTTTGGCATCGCCTACTACAGACGAGGTACCGATTTTTGTCGCGCATGACGATGATCTAGAAACGGAATTATCCGATCAACAGACAGTAGCTACGGCTAATTTGACTACAGCTGATTTGGCTACGGCTGATTCTGACTCTTCTCCTTTGCCAAACCCAAAGTTAGCTGATGATTTATCAGCTGACGATCCCACTACTTTTGACTCCAGAGAATTAGATCTTGACTCTGAGCCAAGCACTTATGATGTCGCTGAGCCGACGCCGGTCGAAATTGGTTCGGTTGAAATCGGTTCGCTCGATGACGGCTCAGATAGCTTACCTGTCGCTCAATCTACTGAAGTTGATTCTGCAGTACCTCTAGAGGTACCTCCTTCAGAGACACCTACAGATTCAGAGACACCTATAGATCAGCTATCTGATGAGCGCCCTAGCGAGCTATCTATAGAGAGTCCCTCCCCTTTAGTGAGTGATTTACCACTAGCTAAGGGAAAGCCCAATAGCTCTCAGCTTACTACCTCTCCTATCAGCTACACCAGCAGTCAGCCGTTGAATTTGGACGCTAGTAGTCGTGACACCCCTAATTTGAAACCCTTTGCGATTGGCGCGGCAATCGTGGCAGTGCTGACAGCAGGTATCGTGATTTTGGCGAATGTGTTGGGGAGCGATCGCTCACCTACTGTTGCCGACTCCCCCGCACCAGCCGAGTCTGTAGAACCCATACCTACAGAATCTGCCTTGCCAGAACTGCCAGAACCAGAGCCTGTCCCAGAACCTGCTGTAGAGCCAGAGCCACCTATCAGTGATGCGCCTCTGTTCTTAGAAGTGGAGGTGACCGCGCCTGCTTGGACAACAGTTGTCGCAGATGGAGGAGAAAGACTCTTCGAAGGAACGCTCAATCCGGGCGATCGCGTGGTTTGGGAGGCGCAAAATAGTATTAATGTTTTCTCAGGCAATCCTGGTGGACTCATGATTTCGCAAAATGGTCAGCCAGCAGAACCCTTGGGTGCAGGTGGTGTTCCCTCCGGTAAAGACTACTCTGTGCAGCAGTGA
- the tatC gene encoding twin-arginine translocase subunit TatC, protein MDEAFLDEIPNDVEMSLFDHLDELRTRILYSLVAILVGVVGCFAGVRQIVELLEIPAQGAKFLQLSPGEYFFVSIKVAGYSGILIASPFILYQIIQFVLPGLTRRERRLIGPVVLGSSILFFAGLGFAYIALVPAALNFFINYGADVVEQMWSIDRYFEFVLLLLFSTGLAFQIPVIQLLLGLLGIVDSKQMLSGWRYVLLGAAILGAVLTPSTDPITQSLLGGAVLFLYFGGIGLVKAIGK, encoded by the coding sequence ATGGACGAAGCCTTTCTAGACGAAATTCCGAATGACGTTGAGATGTCTTTATTTGATCATCTTGATGAGCTTAGAACGCGGATTCTCTATTCACTGGTTGCCATCCTAGTGGGTGTTGTCGGCTGCTTTGCTGGCGTTCGGCAGATCGTTGAACTGCTAGAGATTCCGGCTCAAGGCGCAAAGTTTCTGCAGCTATCGCCAGGTGAGTATTTCTTTGTCTCGATTAAGGTGGCAGGCTACAGTGGCATTTTGATTGCGAGTCCGTTTATCCTCTACCAAATTATCCAGTTTGTGTTGCCGGGACTAACTCGGCGAGAGCGTCGATTGATTGGTCCAGTAGTGCTAGGTTCTAGCATCTTATTTTTTGCGGGGCTGGGATTTGCCTATATTGCCCTAGTTCCGGCTGCTCTAAATTTCTTCATCAATTACGGTGCGGATGTGGTTGAGCAGATGTGGTCAATCGATCGATACTTTGAGTTTGTGCTGTTGCTGCTATTTAGTACGGGGTTAGCATTCCAAATCCCAGTGATTCAGCTACTGCTGGGCCTGCTGGGAATTGTTGACTCCAAGCAGATGCTATCTGGCTGGCGCTATGTACTGCTAGGCGCAGCTATTCTAGGGGCAGTCCTTACTCCTTCGACAGATCCGATAACGCAAAGTTTGCTAGGAGGTGCAGTGCTTTTTCTTTACTTTGGTGGAATTGGCCTAGTCAAAGCAATTGGGAAATAG
- a CDS encoding DUF2811 domain-containing protein, whose protein sequence is MQQTVSLSVEIPEDLHASIQQYLDVRSSWSQDRLFCAALSLFLMQNGVTHRQVSRIYLDSLFGQQPGSNKEMIRSNA, encoded by the coding sequence GTGCAACAAACAGTCAGCTTATCAGTGGAAATTCCAGAAGATTTACACGCTTCAATTCAACAGTATTTAGATGTGCGTTCTAGTTGGAGTCAGGACCGTTTGTTCTGCGCAGCGCTTTCGCTATTCCTTATGCAAAATGGTGTGACTCATCGCCAGGTCAGTCGCATCTACCTAGACAGCCTCTTTGGTCAACAGCCAGGAAGCAACAAAGAAATGATTCGCTCAAATGCCTAG
- a CDS encoding sulfotransferase: protein MLDQPVFIVGAPRSGTTLLSAFLANHSEIACGPETHFFRRLNPNKLRSAIEEVDWPKKAVNEILSLKLSRQPVYELFELTPGEIDEYLTCRSPSITNMLESLTLQHAQKKDKKCWVEKTPNHLLHLPTIRKAFPQAFIVRIIRDPRDSAVSMRKLPWASQSVLANCYLWSEWFNQSHDFCEDDKGTLTIRYEDLVLEPEATLRKVCNHIHRTFEPSMMDTSKSAHNVITPKEPWKLQVSQPLDPSRLYAWKKNLPNYLYKPATYACQSGIEAFGYDFISKPKSTVFLYKINRNFVEKNEYLFINAASSDKRISTFNHKLSNHISSDEDFVFCSLPESGKSIQEQISRTISLFLCLARRRLKGRSSFYLTTLSIPEGEITKKIQMFLLRALGSEISSI from the coding sequence ATGCTAGACCAACCTGTGTTTATAGTCGGAGCGCCTCGTTCTGGTACCACTCTTCTTTCTGCTTTTTTAGCAAATCACAGTGAGATTGCTTGTGGACCAGAAACTCATTTTTTCAGAAGATTAAATCCTAACAAATTGAGAAGCGCAATCGAGGAGGTTGATTGGCCCAAAAAGGCTGTCAACGAGATTTTGTCTCTCAAACTGTCGAGGCAGCCGGTCTATGAGCTCTTCGAGCTTACACCCGGTGAGATAGATGAATATCTTACCTGTAGGTCGCCTTCGATAACAAATATGTTAGAGTCGCTTACTCTACAACATGCCCAAAAGAAAGACAAGAAGTGCTGGGTTGAAAAAACTCCTAATCACTTGCTGCATTTGCCGACAATCCGCAAGGCTTTTCCCCAAGCTTTCATTGTTCGAATTATCCGAGATCCAAGAGACTCTGCAGTATCAATGAGAAAACTCCCATGGGCTAGTCAATCAGTATTGGCCAATTGCTATCTCTGGAGCGAATGGTTTAATCAAAGTCATGATTTTTGCGAGGATGATAAAGGAACTTTAACTATTCGATATGAAGATCTAGTTCTAGAACCGGAGGCTACGTTGAGAAAAGTGTGCAACCATATTCACAGGACTTTTGAGCCTTCAATGATGGATACTTCAAAGTCCGCCCACAATGTCATTACACCGAAAGAACCTTGGAAATTGCAGGTCTCTCAGCCGCTAGATCCAAGCCGGCTATATGCTTGGAAGAAAAACTTACCTAACTACCTCTATAAACCCGCAACTTATGCTTGTCAGTCTGGTATCGAAGCTTTTGGATACGATTTCATATCAAAGCCAAAATCAACTGTATTTTTATACAAAATAAATAGGAACTTTGTTGAAAAAAACGAATATCTATTTATCAATGCAGCAAGTAGCGATAAACGAATTTCTACTTTTAACCATAAGTTAAGCAATCATATTAGCTCAGATGAAGACTTTGTCTTCTGTAGTTTGCCCGAGTCAGGGAAATCGATACAAGAACAGATATCTAGAACAATATCGTTGTTCCTTTGTTTAGCTCGCCGACGGCTGAAAGGCCGTTCTAGTTTCTATCTAACTACTCTATCTATCCCAGAAGGCGAGATTACGAAAAAAATACAGATGTTTTTGCTCAGAGCACTAGGTTCTGAAATTTCTTCGATTTAG
- a CDS encoding transglycosylase SLT domain-containing protein produces MLKILKRKWLLVALIATSTLSIGLVVALLNTAAFEKQKTNQAEGLQVVDSVETSSALNLALLQPAERAVDLSVMANGTAGIDRDRARYMLATDLINQQQADQALPLLRNLEKSYQVLAPYVLLRQAQAQAATRDQESAIATWTRLIKKYPESTATAEALYLLGQPSIDQVSANQASANQTSTSQASANQTNDSQPATSPSSTYWNTLITQYPAHPLSTAVAFYQLTAQQATPATKANSAASPLADTFSLLKLIAYHGHQHPEYTAALTRLTSEYNDELTAEDWAAIGFGYWETQNYAEAGDAYAKAPRTPLNLYRAARGKERGDKDKEAIVLYQMLDKAFPAEPETADGLLNLAGLQKGQSALATLDEVVGRFSNSFPDKAAEAIADRATLLESLGSAEVAKQAQDSILSEYSGSKAAAQIRLKRAKENAKANNLTGAISWAQQLVDAAPSGERAAEAGFWLGKWHSQQDQVDQARKAFENVIVNHPESYYAWRSAVHLGWNVGDFDTVRTLRPKIVLPRRRQQLPAGSDALQELYLLGHDQTAWSQWQSEFDSRQMPTVAEQFTDGVLRLGIGDNLDGIFMVSSLGWRDRPAEITDYQRLKQTSTYSQAIYPFPFSELISGRAEDNNLNPLLVTALVRQESRFEPDITSVVGAVGLMQVMPATGEWISQQINQADYRLFDPKDNVKFGTWYLDYTHRQFADNSLFAVASYNAGPGAVSSWVAEKDFANADEFVEIIPYPETQGYVESVFGGYWNYLRIYNPEIAAKVAAL; encoded by the coding sequence ATGCTGAAAATACTCAAGCGCAAATGGCTGCTAGTGGCCTTGATTGCTACTAGCACTTTGTCTATTGGCCTGGTAGTCGCACTATTAAATACGGCAGCCTTTGAGAAGCAAAAGACTAATCAGGCCGAGGGGCTACAAGTGGTCGACTCGGTGGAAACTTCTTCAGCGCTGAATCTGGCCCTATTACAGCCGGCAGAAAGAGCGGTGGATTTGTCGGTAATGGCGAATGGCACAGCGGGGATTGATCGTGATCGCGCCCGCTATATGCTCGCTACCGATCTGATCAATCAGCAGCAAGCGGATCAGGCTTTGCCACTCTTAAGAAATCTAGAAAAAAGCTATCAGGTGCTAGCCCCCTATGTGCTGCTAAGGCAGGCTCAAGCACAAGCGGCAACGAGAGACCAGGAGAGTGCAATCGCCACTTGGACCCGTCTAATTAAAAAGTATCCTGAAAGCACGGCTACGGCTGAGGCGCTTTATCTACTAGGCCAACCTAGCATAGATCAAGTCAGTGCCAATCAAGCCAGTGCCAATCAAACCAGTACCAGTCAAGCTAGTGCCAATCAAACCAATGATAGTCAACCTGCCACCAGCCCCTCTTCGACTTACTGGAACACTTTGATCACTCAGTATCCAGCCCATCCTCTTAGCACTGCAGTAGCCTTCTATCAGCTCACTGCGCAGCAGGCTACTCCCGCGACTAAAGCCAACTCTGCCGCTTCCCCACTTGCGGATACCTTTTCCCTGCTCAAGCTAATTGCCTACCACGGTCATCAGCACCCTGAATATACGGCTGCACTAACCCGTCTGACTAGCGAATATAACGACGAACTCACTGCCGAGGACTGGGCAGCTATTGGTTTTGGTTACTGGGAAACGCAAAACTATGCTGAAGCCGGAGATGCCTACGCTAAAGCACCCCGGACGCCGCTCAATTTGTACCGTGCTGCTCGCGGAAAAGAACGCGGTGACAAAGATAAAGAAGCCATTGTTCTTTACCAAATGCTAGACAAGGCTTTCCCAGCTGAGCCTGAAACCGCTGATGGCCTGCTAAATCTAGCGGGACTTCAGAAGGGGCAGTCTGCTTTGGCGACTTTGGACGAAGTGGTTGGACGCTTCTCTAATAGTTTTCCTGATAAAGCGGCTGAGGCGATCGCCGATCGCGCTACTTTATTGGAAAGCTTAGGCAGCGCTGAGGTTGCTAAACAAGCGCAGGATTCTATTTTATCTGAGTATTCAGGCTCTAAGGCAGCGGCCCAGATCCGTCTGAAGCGAGCTAAGGAAAATGCGAAGGCGAATAATCTTACCGGCGCTATCAGCTGGGCGCAGCAGCTAGTGGACGCGGCTCCTAGCGGTGAGCGAGCTGCCGAAGCAGGATTTTGGCTAGGTAAATGGCACTCTCAGCAGGATCAGGTTGACCAGGCGAGAAAGGCCTTCGAAAACGTGATTGTCAATCACCCAGAGTCCTACTACGCTTGGCGCTCAGCTGTGCATCTTGGTTGGAACGTTGGCGATTTCGATACGGTGCGTACCTTGCGTCCAAAGATTGTTTTGCCCCGACGAAGGCAGCAGTTGCCCGCTGGCTCTGATGCGCTTCAAGAGCTGTATTTACTCGGGCATGACCAAACGGCATGGAGTCAGTGGCAGAGTGAGTTTGATAGTAGACAGATGCCAACAGTTGCTGAGCAATTTACTGATGGCGTTTTGCGATTAGGAATTGGAGATAACCTGGACGGCATTTTCATGGTCTCTAGTTTGGGCTGGCGCGATCGCCCTGCTGAAATTACCGACTATCAGCGTCTTAAGCAGACCTCAACCTATAGTCAGGCGATCTATCCTTTTCCTTTTTCTGAGCTGATATCAGGTCGCGCTGAGGATAACAATCTCAATCCGCTGTTAGTCACTGCTTTGGTTCGACAAGAATCGAGATTTGAACCTGACATCACATCGGTTGTAGGTGCAGTGGGCTTGATGCAGGTTATGCCTGCTACTGGCGAATGGATCAGCCAACAGATTAACCAGGCAGACTACCGCTTGTTTGACCCCAAAGATAACGTCAAATTTGGTACATGGTACCTCGACTACACGCATCGTCAGTTCGCCGACAACTCTCTATTTGCAGTGGCTAGCTACAATGCAGGCCCCGGCGCGGTTTCTAGCTGGGTAGCTGAAAAAGATTTTGCTAATGCCGATGAGTTTGTCGAAATCATTCCCTACCCTGAAACTCAAGGCTATGTAGAGTCAGTTTTCGGTGGCTATTGGAACTATCTAAGAATCTACAACCCCGAAATTGCTGCTAAAGTTGCCGCTTTATAG